A window of the Diorhabda carinulata isolate Delta chromosome 1, icDioCari1.1, whole genome shotgun sequence genome harbors these coding sequences:
- the LOC130900176 gene encoding ubiquilin-1 produces MADDVPVNKEKSNNEPNEALDNTSSTKITVHVKTPKDKESFQVEEDCSVKEFKEVIRKKFTAEPDQLCLIFAGKIMKDQETLQQHNIKDGLTIHLVIRAAQRSTPNTTTTTEPTSTRAPDPAPNPFGNFGGLGGLGSLPRLDQLGLGTNMADLQSSMQNEILQNPDMIRNILDNPLVQRIMNDPENMRTLLTRNPQMQELMERNPEISHMLNNPELLRQTMELARNPSMLQELMRTHDRAISNLESIPGGYNALQRMYRDIQEPMLSATADQFVRNPFAGLVDNTSTNNPQQGRENTEPLPNPWNPQRSNTNTSNNTNTNRSSVTPPSISSLLQNLGGTGGTEATPANMQPFMETMQPFLDAVAQDVGLVENIISSNPLLQDNPEIRQQLRTVMPQIMQQLQNPEMMNLMTNSNAMNAVMQIQQGLDTLRQTAPGLMGNLVPGIVPSTNSGSNNTSQNSTTSPTTGTTTTTTTSQLQTNAFSEMLAMMGGRQDSVVPPEQRYQRQLEQLTAMGFMNREANLQALIATFGDVNAAVERLLALGQLTMS; encoded by the exons ATGGCTGACGATGTTCCggtaaataaagaaaaatctaatAATGAACCCAACGAAGCTCTAGATAATACTTCATCAACAAAAATTACAGTACATGTTAAAACTCCTAAAGACAAAGAATCATTTCAAGTCGAAGAGGATTGCAGTGTGAAAGAA TTTAAAGAGGTCATTCGAAAGAAATTTACGGCCGAACCAGATCAACTGTGCTTGATATTTGCaggaaaaattatgaaagatcAAGAGACTTTGCAACAACATAATATCAAAGATGGTCTCACTATTCATTTGGTTATTAGAGCAGCACAAAGATCTACACCTAATACTACGACTACTACTGAACCCACCTCAACTCGTGCACCAG aTCCTGCTCCAAATCCATTTGGAAATTTTGGTGGTTTAGGAGGCTTGGGTAGTTTGCCAAGACTGGATCAATTAGGACTAGGTACCAATATGGCAGATTTACAATCCAGCATGCAGAATGAAATACTACAAAATCCAGATATGATAAGAAACATTTTAGACAACCCACTAGTACAGAGAATAATGAATGATCCCGAAAATATGCGAACTTTATTGACAAGAAATCCTCAGATGCAAGAACTAATGGAGCGCAATCCTGAAATCAGTCACATGCTCAACAATCCAGAACTTTTAAGACAAACTATGGAATTGGCAAGAAATCCTTCAATGTTACAGGAATTGATGAGAACTCATGACAGAGCTATTAGTAATTTGGAAAGTATTCCTGGAGGTTATAATGCTCTACAAAGAATGTATCGAGATATTCAAGAACCTATGCTTTCAGCTACTGCAGATCAATTTGTTAGAAATCCTTTTGCAGGGTTAGTGGACAATACTTCTACAAATAATCCCCAACAAGGAAGAGAAAACACAGAACCTTTACCAAATCCTTGGAACCCTCAAAGATCTAATACTAATACTTCAAATAACACCAATACTAATAGATCATCAGTTACCCCTCCCTCAATATCTAGTCTACTTCAAAATTTGGGAGGTACTGGAGGTACAGAAGCTACTCCTGCTAACATGCAACCGTTCATGGAGACCATGCAGCCATTTTTGGATGCAGTGGCACAAGATGTTGGCttagttgaaaatattattagcAGCAATCCATTGCTACAAGATAATCCTGAAATAAGACAACAATTGAGGACTGTGATGCCACAGATTATGCAACAGTTACAAAATCCAGAGATGATGAATTTGATGACAAATAGTAATGCTATGAATGCAGTTATGCAAATTCAGCAAGGATTAGATACACTTAGACAGACTGCTCCTGGATTAATGGGTAATCTTGTTCCTGGAATAGTGCCATCTACTAATTCCGGCTCTAACAATACTTCTCAAAATAGTACTACCAGTCCAACTACTGGAACTACTACTACCACTACTACTTCGCAGCTACAAACAAATGCATTTTCAGAG ATGTTGGCTATGATGGGAGGACGTCAGGATAGTGTAGTACCACCAGAACAGAGATATCAGAGGCAACTTGAACAACTCACCGCAATGGGCTTCATGAATAGAGAAGCAAATTTACAGGCCTTAATCGCCACCTTCGGGGACGTCAATGCTGCAGTAGAACGACTACTGGCACTAGGTCAGCTAACTATGAGCTAa